GCTACTGAGGTCGGCAACGCGAGATGGATGAATAGCAATCACCCTCAGCGTCACATTCATCAAGACCTACCTTGTAATAGGACGAAAGAAGctgatattatttatttaactaagagACATCACTTAATAGATTTTCTACTTTGCATTGTAAATTAGCTAACAATCCAAAAAAGGCAATCAAAGAaaaaagtattattattttaaatttcgaaatagtGGTATATTAGTGACAAAACGTGATCTTCACCAAGTTTTGTTTTACCAAGGCATTATAGAACTTAAAGATTTAAATAAGAATTGCTCTCTTAATATTAACTTgagaaaataactcaaaactcAAGCTCTCAATCTCTAAACTCTATAAGTGATATCACAACTCAATATCTACTTATATAGAACTTATTTATTCCTAATCCTATTTGGTAACACAActttagataactcctaaactcATTATGTTTCCTTTTCCATATCTCGGTAGGATTAGGTCTCCTTAGCTTACTCCTCAAGCTATCTTTAGTTTCAAGCTTAATTCAACATTttcccccttaagcttgaactCTATTTTCGATAGATCTTGAACTCCAATCAAATCTCTCATTTCTTTAAACTTGATTCTCCCAAGAGCTTTAGTCAATATATCCGCCTTCTGCTCGTTTCCTGGAACATGCTCAACCTCTAGTAACCCTTTCTCTACGCACTCCCTAATAAAATGGTAACGAGTGTGTATGTGTTTTGATCGACCATGAAAGACAGGGTTTCTTGTGAGTGCAATGGCTGATTGATTGTCTATCCGTATAACAGTCTTCCTGCATAGATTCTCACTTATCTCACCGAGTAGGTCTTGTAACCAAATCGCCTGACGAGCTGCTTCTGTACCGGCCATGAATTCCGCCTCGCAAGATGAGAGAGCTACGGTCTCTTGCTTTGAGGAACACCAGGTTATTGGACTATCACCTAAGTAGAAAACATGACCTGTTGTGCTCTTGCCATCATCGTGATCTACATTATGGCTTGAGTCACTATAGCCAACAAGTCGTGTTGTCCTCGCCTTTGCATTCTCAAGCGCCGGTCCATGGCTTGTGGTGCCTCTTAGATACCTCAGACATTGTTTCATGGCTGCTCCATGAGACTCTTTCGGATCTTGCATATACCGGCTAAGAACTCCTACACAATAAGATAAGTCCGGACGTGTATGCAGTAGATAGCGCAAGCAACCAATATTTCTTCGATAACTTGTTGCATCAATAGACCTCTCTTCTTCCGATTTTGATAACCTTAACCCGGAGTCCATGGGTGTGTGTGCTAGGTTACAGTCTTTCATTCCCGCTTCTTCTAATATCTTTTCTGCATAGCTCTTCTGACTTAGTGTGATCCCTCCTTGATGTTGTGTGACTTCTATACCGAGATAATACGTTAGTCTCCCAAGGTCACTCATCTCGAACTGTGCTGACATCTCCTTCTTGAAATCAATTATATGTTGCACGTTTGAACCTGTAATAAATAGGTCATCGACATAAACTGCAACGACCAGTAGATCTCCTTGAACAAGTCTTCGATAGACTGATGGTTCTTTTGCGCATTTAATGAACTGAAGCTCCCGAAAAATCGAGTTAAGCTTATGATTCCACGCTCTAGGAGCTTGTCGTAAGCCGTATAAAGCTTTATATAGCTTGTATACTTTACTCTCAGACCCACTTACTTCAAACCCTTCCGGCTGCGTGACGTATACTACTTCCTTCAAGTCTCCGTGTAAGAATGCCGTCTTGACATCGAGATGATGTATCTCCCAGTTGTGTGCGGCTGCAAGGTTTATGAGTAGCCTGATCGTCTCTATTCGCGCAACAGGAGCGAAAACCTCATCAAAATCTATTCCATGCCTCTGTACATAGCCCTTTGCGACAAGTCTTGCTTTGTACTTATTGATGCTTCCATCAGAGTTCCTTTTAATCTTGAATATCCACTTTAGACCAATTGGTTTGACTCCGACAGGAAGATCAATGAGTGTCCACGTTCCATTCTTCTCAATTGATTTCAGCTCATCTACACACGCGTCTCTCCACTCTTTTGAATCCCTTGCTTCATTGAAGTCTCTTGGCTCACTGTTTATGCTCATGAGAAGATATTCGCATTCTTCCTCAGCTTCTGCGAGTAACAGCACATAATCATCCAAATACTTCGGCATCAGGCTTTGTCGAGAAGATCTTCTTAGTACTGGCTCTGTTTcaaactctgtttcttcttcctcatcctcttcGTTATCAAGTATTACTGTTTCACTCTTCATCTCATCATTCTTCTCGAGTTGCTGTACCAAAGAGTCCTTACTCAAGTCGTTAGAAGTCTCGTTTAGTATTCCATGATTCCCAAAGTTTCCTAAACAAATCTTGAAATCGTTTACTGCATTCTCTCCTGTGTCCTCGTTTTTCCAATTCCATCCTTTGCTCTTGTCAAAAACTACATCTTGGCTCACTACGATCTTCTTCGTCTGTGGATCAAGCATCCTGTATGCCTTTGATCCTGGCTCGGTCCCTAGATGTATGAGTATAAGAGATCGGTTCTCTAGTTTCTTTAGATGCGGCTTCACCACTTTTGCATATCCTATGCATCCAAACGTCCGTATGTGAGCTAGGTTAGGCTTTCTTGCGCGAAAAGCTTCATAGGGTGTCACGTCTTTTAACACTCTGGTAGCTACACGGTTCAATATGTATGTAGTATGCCTTACTGCCTCCCCCAAAGGTAGTTTAGAAGTCCGAAGTGCTTTAGAATACTTCGAGTCATCTCCATTAACGTTCTGTTACGTCTCTCAACGACCCCGTTTTGTTGAGGCGTGTATGGCGCTGTTAAGTGACGTTGTATTCCTTCTTGAGCACAGAACTCGTTGAACTCTTGAGAGGTGAATTCTCCCCCTCTGTCCGTTCTGAACGTTTGAACCTTCTGTTTTGACTCTTGTTCTACCATTACTTTGAACCTCTTAAATTTCTGAAAGACCTCACTTTTCTCCTTTAGCAAAGTAGTCCACATGTATCGTGTACGATCGTCGATGAGTACGAACACGTACTTGTTCCCAGGACGTGTGCTTGGTGTTATGGGTCCACACAAGTCACCATAAACAAGTTCGAGTATTCTACTAGCTCGATATGTCGTGGCTTGAGGAAAACTCTTCCTTGTTTGCTTCCCAAGCATACATGAGCTACACACCCTTTTATCACTAGTAACTCGCGGTATTCCGATCACAAGTTCTCTCTGTACCATCAACTCAATTGTCTCCCAGTTGACGTGACCTAACCTCTCATTCCACCGTATAGACTCGCTGCTTGCCGTTGTTAGTAAACATGTCTTGTCTTTTATGCCCATATGAACCTTGTACAAACGGTTCCTGGATCTTGTGGCTTTTACTAGTAGCTTTCCATCTGAACCTTGTACAAGCATTCTCCCTTTAGTCTTATATCGCACCCCGCTTCAGTGGCTTGCCCGAGACTGATGATGTTACTTTTCAGATCCGGAATGTAATACACATAGCACATGATTCTTGGTTCTCCATTTATATCAGTAAACTCTATGGATCCTTTCCCTTTAATGTCGATCCGAGAATCATCTCCAAACTTCACCTTTCCGGTTATGGATTCGTTGATCTTTGTGAAGTATCTTCGATCTCCCGACATGTGGTTTGAAGCTCCGTTATCCAAGTACCACATATTCTCTTTCTCATCATGCGTATCGAACTTGCTTGGGACGACTTTATCTTCATTCAAATACACTATCTCATTCAACATGAGCTCGTCTGCGTTTTGCGTATCATCTTTCTCCACTTCTTGCGCCTCCTGTAACTTTAGTAGACGATCGGGACATGTTGAGGCGTAGTGACCCATCTTGTCACACCTATAGCACATTACCCTCGAGGTATCTCTGCCTCCATAGCCACGTCCGCGACCTCTTCCTCTATACGATCTACCGCCTCGTCCTCTGTTTCCTCTATAATCGTCATGGTACTCTCGCACAGAGTGATAATCTGTGTTTGTGTACATGAGTTTCCCCTGATCTTCgtgattctcttcttcttcggctACTCTCTCTTCATAAGCTTTTAGACGTCCAACAATATCTTCGAAACTGGTGGTCTTAAGATCAAGCACTTGCTCCAATGATGCTACTATATGTATGTATTTCTTGCGTGAAAGGCCCTTAAGAAATTTCTTAACCAGTTGTGGTTCTTCAATTTCTTTTCCTAGTGCAGCAGATTTTGATGATATTTCAGATAACTTTCCACCAAAGTCATCTATCTTTTCAGCGTCTTTCATCACGAGTCTGTCAAATTCAGACATTAAGGTCTGAAGTCTGGCTTCTTTGACTCGTTCTGCACCAACATGTCGCATCTTAACAGCCTCTCACACCTTCTTTGCCGTGCTTAGCTCCCCAACCTGTAGGATCAGACTTTCGGGTATCGCTTGAAACATTA
The window above is part of the Brassica napus cultivar Da-Ae chromosome C8, Da-Ae, whole genome shotgun sequence genome. Proteins encoded here:
- the LOC111214380 gene encoding uncharacterized protein LOC111214380; its protein translation is MRHVGAERVKEARLQTLMSEFDRLVMKDAEKIDDFGGKLSEISSKSAALGKEIEEPQLVKKFLKGLSRKKYIHIVASLEQVLDLKTTSFEDIVGRLKAYEERVAEEEENHEDQGKLMYTNTDYHSVREYHDDYRGNRGRGGRSYRGRGRGRGYGGRDTSRVMCYRCDKMGHYASTCPDRLLKLQEAQEVEKDDTQNADELMLNEIVYLNEDKVVPSKFDTHDEKENMWYLDNGASNHMSGDRRYFTKINESITGKVKFGDDSRIDIKGKGSIEFTDINGEPRIMCYVYYIPDLKSNIISLGQATEAGCDIRLKGECLYKVQMESY